A genomic segment from Luteibacter aegosomatis encodes:
- a CDS encoding OFA family MFS transporter produces MAIAEVTGRGAGWLARERTIAGPSFNRWLVPTAALAIHLCIGMAYGFSVFWLPMTKLVPGADAALCANQGFLDQLTTTTCNWTVPSVNHVFETFIAMLGLAAAIWGGWLEHAGPRKAGFIAACCWGGGLILGGIGVAIHQLWLVYLGCGLLGGVGQGLGYITPVSTLIKWFPDRRGLATGFAIMGYGGGAMIGAPIAVKLMDTFTKGDVPGVATTLMVMGALYFVVMSLGAFGFRVPPVGWKPLGWQPGNVASKHAPLITHGHVHLSRAWKTPQFWLIWGVLCMNVTAGIGVISMASPMLQDVFGGGLLGVAPGTELSAAQKAAIAAAAAGLVGLISLFNSVGRLFWASTSDFLGRKFTYCIFFILGIVLYCLLPSMGHQAMAGLFVITVCVIISMYGGGFATVPAYLADIFGTQMVGAIHGRLLTAWSVAGVVGPVLIAGIREAQLAAGVAKNLVYDRTLYILAGLLLVGLICNLLVRPVDPKHHMSDEQLRHERSLQHETQASEASLASAARGAFGIVGVLAWLAVGIPFLIGVWIALQKAAALL; encoded by the coding sequence CATCGGCATGGCCTACGGGTTTTCCGTGTTCTGGCTGCCGATGACCAAGCTGGTGCCGGGGGCCGACGCCGCCCTGTGCGCGAACCAGGGCTTCCTCGATCAGCTCACCACCACGACCTGCAACTGGACGGTGCCGTCGGTCAACCACGTCTTCGAGACCTTCATCGCCATGCTCGGTCTCGCCGCCGCGATCTGGGGCGGGTGGCTGGAACACGCCGGCCCTCGCAAGGCCGGTTTCATCGCCGCCTGCTGCTGGGGCGGTGGTCTCATCCTGGGCGGTATCGGCGTCGCCATCCACCAGCTCTGGCTGGTGTACCTCGGCTGCGGATTGCTGGGCGGCGTGGGGCAGGGACTGGGTTACATCACGCCCGTATCGACGCTCATCAAGTGGTTCCCCGACCGCCGTGGCCTCGCCACCGGCTTCGCGATCATGGGTTACGGCGGCGGCGCGATGATCGGCGCGCCCATCGCCGTCAAGCTCATGGATACGTTCACCAAGGGCGATGTGCCGGGTGTCGCCACGACCCTGATGGTGATGGGGGCGCTGTATTTCGTGGTGATGTCGCTGGGCGCCTTCGGTTTCCGCGTGCCCCCGGTGGGCTGGAAACCACTGGGCTGGCAACCCGGCAACGTGGCGTCCAAGCATGCGCCGCTCATCACGCATGGGCACGTGCACCTGAGCCGCGCGTGGAAGACGCCGCAGTTCTGGCTCATCTGGGGCGTGCTCTGCATGAACGTCACGGCAGGCATCGGCGTGATCTCGATGGCCAGCCCGATGTTGCAGGACGTCTTCGGCGGCGGCCTGCTGGGGGTGGCTCCCGGCACCGAGCTGAGTGCCGCGCAGAAAGCCGCCATCGCGGCCGCCGCTGCGGGCCTGGTGGGCCTCATCAGCCTGTTCAATAGCGTGGGGCGCCTGTTCTGGGCGTCCACCTCGGACTTCCTCGGCCGCAAGTTCACCTACTGCATCTTCTTCATCCTCGGCATCGTGCTGTACTGCCTGCTTCCCTCGATGGGGCATCAGGCCATGGCCGGGCTGTTCGTCATCACCGTGTGCGTGATCATCTCGATGTACGGTGGCGGTTTCGCGACCGTGCCGGCTTACCTGGCCGATATCTTCGGCACGCAGATGGTCGGCGCCATCCACGGGCGACTGCTCACGGCCTGGTCGGTGGCAGGCGTGGTGGGTCCCGTGCTCATTGCCGGCATCCGCGAAGCGCAACTGGCGGCAGGCGTGGCGAAGAACCTCGTCTACGACCGGACCCTCTACATCCTCGCCGGATTGCTCCTCGTCGGACTGATCTGCAACCTCCTCGTGAGGCCGGTGGATCCGAAGCACCACATGAGCGACGAGCAGCTTCGCCACGAACGCTCACTGCAGCACGAGACACAGGCGTCCGAGGCGAGCCTGGCCTCCGCGGCGCGGGGCGCGTTCGGCATCGTCGGCGTGCTCGCATGGCTCGCGGTCGGCATTCCATTCCTGATCGGCGTGTGGATCGCCCTGCAAAAGGCGGCGGCCCTGCTTTGA
- a CDS encoding tetratricopeptide repeat-containing diguanylate cyclase: MGVVAVAMAGFTVPVAAKGESTSAPSALLAEADKAKGADDGRFERLLQDAGDMALSPHDRALYDFLRGWRATWVGDYESGKRLLEGVADGSSDVVLRFRATATLINLLGVGHRYEEAYLRLARLQEMMPSIRDKRARFMGLGEASQLLSSAGQFDQAESYAREMIADPPPGETICKGVQHLLRARREGGRLDTLDPLYDEAIAACTRPGDAVFAQTMRADIAAFYLAHDRPSEAVKILTTHRDELRGLNYPVLMAEFDALLGQAYLRLGDMANARRSALSAVAVAIRDEFTDSRRSAYEVLYKVEQRLGNLDAALGYHERFMAADKAYLNDISARSLAFQMVDQQLQARKNEVEALNKQNEILRLTGTLARKEVETGRLYIFVLLMCLAVIAWIVLWLRRSQLRFMKLARRDGLTGICNREHFVDQSDRVLAYGARSDRGACLILFDLDHFKSVNDTYGHAVGDETLKRAVDVCRRALHACDVFGRLGGEEFAVLLPDCNPAQARARAEQLRLSIAATSATQSMPHLHVTASFGVASTMQCGFELHRLLVVADAALYRAKRAGRNCVTLGDTADIPDSPYLASEARG; this comes from the coding sequence ATGGGCGTGGTCGCCGTCGCGATGGCGGGCTTCACCGTGCCGGTCGCCGCGAAAGGCGAATCGACTTCCGCGCCGTCGGCGCTGCTTGCCGAAGCCGACAAGGCCAAGGGCGCGGACGACGGCCGCTTCGAGCGCCTGCTTCAGGATGCGGGCGACATGGCGCTTTCGCCCCACGACCGTGCGTTGTACGACTTCCTGCGCGGTTGGCGGGCGACATGGGTGGGCGATTACGAGTCGGGCAAGCGCCTGCTCGAAGGCGTGGCCGACGGATCGTCCGACGTCGTGTTGCGTTTTCGCGCCACGGCGACGCTGATCAACCTTCTCGGGGTAGGGCACCGCTACGAGGAAGCCTATCTCAGGCTGGCCCGGCTTCAGGAGATGATGCCGTCGATCCGCGACAAGCGGGCGCGCTTCATGGGCCTGGGCGAGGCATCGCAGCTGCTGAGTTCGGCGGGGCAGTTCGACCAGGCCGAAAGCTATGCGCGTGAGATGATCGCCGATCCTCCCCCGGGTGAAACGATCTGCAAGGGTGTGCAGCACCTGCTTCGCGCACGCCGCGAAGGCGGCCGCCTGGACACGCTGGACCCGTTGTACGACGAGGCCATCGCCGCCTGCACGCGTCCGGGCGATGCGGTGTTCGCGCAGACCATGCGCGCCGACATCGCCGCGTTTTACCTCGCTCACGACCGTCCGTCGGAAGCGGTGAAGATACTCACGACCCATCGCGACGAGCTGCGGGGGTTGAACTACCCGGTGCTGATGGCCGAGTTCGACGCACTGCTCGGCCAGGCCTACCTTCGCCTGGGCGACATGGCGAATGCACGACGCTCAGCGCTGTCCGCCGTCGCGGTAGCCATCCGCGACGAGTTCACCGATTCGCGGCGCTCGGCCTACGAAGTGCTCTACAAGGTCGAACAGCGACTGGGCAACCTCGATGCCGCGCTCGGTTACCACGAGCGATTCATGGCGGCGGACAAGGCGTACCTCAACGACATCAGCGCGCGCAGCCTCGCGTTCCAGATGGTCGACCAGCAATTGCAGGCGCGCAAGAACGAAGTCGAGGCACTGAACAAGCAGAACGAGATCCTGCGCCTCACCGGCACCCTTGCGCGCAAGGAAGTGGAAACCGGCAGGCTCTACATCTTCGTTTTGCTGATGTGCCTGGCCGTCATCGCCTGGATCGTGCTTTGGCTGCGTCGATCGCAACTGCGTTTCATGAAGCTCGCGCGACGCGATGGACTCACCGGCATATGCAACCGCGAGCATTTCGTCGACCAGTCCGACCGCGTGCTGGCCTATGGCGCCCGATCGGACCGCGGCGCCTGCCTCATTCTCTTCGATCTGGATCACTTCAAGTCGGTCAACGACACCTACGGACACGCGGTGGGCGACGAAACGCTCAAGCGTGCCGTGGACGTCTGTCGTCGTGCGCTGCATGCCTGCGACGTTTTCGGTCGGCTGGGCGGCGAGGAATTCGCGGTGCTCCTGCCGGACTGCAACCCGGCGCAGGCGAGGGCGCGCGCGGAGCAGTTGCGCCTGTCGATCGCCGCCACCTCGGCCACGCAATCCATGCCGCATTTGCACGTCACCGCCAGCTTCGGCGTGGCGTCGACGATGCAATGCGGATTCGAACTGCACCGCCTGCTCGTGGTGGCGGATGCCGCGCTCTATCGCGCCAAGCGTGCCGGGCGCAACTGCGTGACCCTCGGCGACACCGCCGACATTCCCGATTCCCCCTATCTGGCCAGCGAAGCCAGGGGCTAG
- a CDS encoding M4 family metallopeptidase produces the protein MKGMGGYRRLAAAVACVLGCSMAQAAEQAISARFLSQNRVPMYAADGDTFVATDTIGDADGTQHVRMKRLYKGMEVIGGDVVVHSRQGVAVGDPSLTLRSTFRPSITPSVSAGQVTAAVTSDFLKITDFTARPGKVDSVGAPHLVIYARGGQPVLAYESLVVGQPNGEGSSVMRYFTDARTGEVLTRWNLIQSLAAEGTGKSILFGDVPLNTTAVDGSNGATYQLIDSVRGNGSVLDGTGLDVILLAFIPHAFDSATVFTSPDNIWGDGTAANRQSAAADIAHGVSAAWDYYHDVHHREGILGDGTGVKSYAHVSFIGSSLNAVWADLNDPALPEGNDIRGMLYGDGGQNGDTTFNPFVAMDVAGHEMTHGVTGATAKLAPEQTGEPGALNESTSDIFGTMVEFHANDPHEPPNYLIGEKLFASNPDGTLALRYMFKPSLGVDTVNGEPVASADCWDATVGQLNAHYASGVGNHFFYLLAEGDVVPEGFGVGTKWNLTPDDLVCHAKPGPGHSLNHGSHPHLRGVGRDVAQKIWYRALTVYMTSDTDYADARIATLNATRDLYPGLVKVVDAAWAAVNVH, from the coding sequence ATGAAAGGCATGGGTGGATATCGTCGTCTGGCCGCCGCGGTCGCGTGCGTCCTGGGCTGTTCGATGGCACAGGCGGCGGAGCAGGCCATATCGGCACGTTTTCTCAGTCAGAACCGTGTGCCGATGTATGCGGCCGACGGAGATACGTTCGTTGCCACCGATACCATCGGCGATGCCGACGGTACGCAGCACGTACGCATGAAGCGCTTGTACAAGGGGATGGAGGTGATCGGCGGCGATGTCGTCGTGCACAGCCGCCAGGGCGTGGCCGTGGGCGATCCGAGCCTCACCTTGCGCAGCACGTTTCGACCGTCGATCACGCCGTCGGTGTCCGCCGGGCAGGTGACGGCCGCCGTCACCTCGGATTTCCTGAAGATCACCGATTTCACCGCGCGCCCGGGCAAGGTGGATTCGGTGGGCGCACCGCACCTGGTGATCTATGCCCGCGGCGGACAGCCGGTGCTGGCGTATGAATCCCTCGTGGTCGGGCAACCCAACGGCGAGGGCTCCTCGGTCATGCGTTACTTCACCGACGCGCGGACGGGAGAGGTATTGACCCGTTGGAACCTCATCCAGTCGCTTGCCGCCGAAGGCACGGGAAAATCGATCCTCTTCGGCGACGTGCCGCTGAACACCACGGCCGTGGACGGCTCGAACGGTGCCACCTACCAACTCATCGATTCGGTGCGCGGCAACGGCAGCGTGCTGGATGGCACGGGGCTGGACGTGATCCTGCTCGCCTTCATCCCCCACGCTTTCGATAGCGCCACCGTCTTCACCAGCCCGGACAATATATGGGGCGACGGCACGGCCGCCAACCGTCAGAGCGCCGCGGCGGACATCGCCCACGGCGTATCGGCCGCATGGGACTACTACCACGACGTGCATCATCGCGAAGGCATCCTCGGCGACGGTACCGGCGTGAAGAGCTATGCCCACGTCAGCTTCATCGGCTCATCCCTCAATGCCGTATGGGCCGACCTGAACGATCCGGCCCTTCCCGAGGGCAACGATATCCGGGGCATGCTCTACGGTGACGGCGGCCAGAACGGCGACACCACGTTCAACCCGTTCGTCGCCATGGACGTCGCCGGGCACGAGATGACCCACGGCGTGACCGGCGCCACGGCGAAGCTGGCACCCGAGCAGACGGGTGAGCCCGGCGCGCTCAACGAATCCACCTCCGACATTTTCGGAACGATGGTGGAGTTTCACGCCAACGATCCGCACGAGCCGCCGAACTATCTGATCGGCGAGAAGCTGTTCGCATCCAACCCCGACGGCACCCTGGCGTTGCGGTACATGTTCAAGCCGAGCCTCGGCGTCGACACGGTCAACGGCGAACCGGTGGCCTCGGCCGATTGCTGGGATGCCACGGTCGGGCAGCTCAATGCCCACTACGCCTCGGGCGTGGGCAACCACTTCTTCTACCTGCTCGCGGAGGGCGACGTCGTGCCCGAAGGGTTCGGCGTCGGCACGAAGTGGAACCTGACGCCGGATGACCTGGTCTGCCATGCCAAGCCGGGTCCGGGCCATAGCCTGAACCACGGCTCGCATCCGCACCTGCGTGGTGTAGGGCGCGACGTGGCCCAGAAGATCTGGTATCGCGCGCTCACGGTCTACATGACGTCCGACACCGATTATGCCGATGCGAGAATCGCGACGCTGAATGCCACGAGGGATCTCTATCCGGGCTTGGTCAAGGTGGTCGACGCGGCCTGGGCCGCGGTGAACGTGCACTGA